The Suncus etruscus isolate mSunEtr1 chromosome 15, mSunEtr1.pri.cur, whole genome shotgun sequence genome contains the following window.
ccctgaagagattatgttcactgTAATCTTCTTGGTTGCTTCACACAGGAAAGCAGGCAGTAAGCAAGGCAGCAGCCTTTTATAAtgctctcttgtgcccaaacacatggcagaaaTCAGTCTCCACCCTTATTGAGCGGAGACAGCTTATCCTGTGCTGGGCCCTAAAGCGATTATATTCACTGTCATCTTCTTGGCTAACTCACTCAGGAAAACAGGAAAGCCCATGCACTTATTCTAAAtgccatatataagtgatatcatcctgtatttattttttttcttctggcttacttcatttaagatAATATGTCTGGTCTTTGTGGGTGAAGAGTTGAGGATGGAGAGCAGAGACTCAAGAGACCTTTCAGGAACAGTTCAGTGTTTATTGGGGATGGGATAATTATGACACTTATGATTATAAGTGATAGCAATAGGAGAGATGAGACTGCCCAGTTTTGGGTAAGGTAAGGAGAAGTAAAAGGTCATTCATTGTTGTCAACTAATCCTGTGGTGTTTTTTAGATGTGCAGTGTTTCATGTCAGAAGATGTGGCTTAGGGGAAAGTAGATGTGGAGCCTGCTGAGACAGGTAAAAACCTGTCCTGTCTTTACTTATGGCCACACTGATAaacattttcaataatgaattattgtatCTTTTACATTAAATATTCTACGTACTACCAAACTTTTTACATCTGTGGAAATTTATATTGCAATCTTATTAGTGTAAACAGTGAAGCAGGATCTAtaatattatgttttctttttctttttctttgtttttttgtttttgggccacacccgacgatgctcaggggttactcctggctgtctgctcagaaatagctcctggcaggcacgggggaccatatgggacaccgggactcgaaccaaccacctttggtcctggatcggctgctagcaaggcaaacgccgctgtgctatctctccgggccctaatattatgttttctaatataaaaccAATGTTCTCTTAGCATAACATATAACTATACTTTTATAAATCTATtcatattttcccctttttatttatttaatttcttttacttctaCTAAATTAGACATAAACTACAAAACATATTAgcaaagactttttaaaatgttttatcaatGACAGGAAATACATGATAATTATCACAATGAGACTAaagtaaaaatatcatttaatgcAATATGTTTCAGATGCCAGAATTGCAAAATTTTTCATGGAAATGAGAATACACATTAGAGTACATTATATTAAAGAGCTTACATTTTTTATCCACCTAAGTTAAAATAATATAGCATTCAATCAGTTTAAGCTGACTTTTATTGATATACTTTATGATAATTTCCTTTAAACTTTGTTGGTtcaattaatacaaaataaatttgctatgtacctgttttttttttttgtttgtttgttttggttttggggccacacctggcggtgctcaggggttactcctggatgtctgctcagaaatagctcctggcaggcacgggggaccatatgggacaccgggattcgaaccaaccacctttggtcctggatcggctgcttacaaggcaaacaccgctgtgctatctctctgggcctgctaTGTACCTGTTAAATAATGGTGGGtaagaagaaaactggggacattgatggagagaaGGTTACATTATTGTGGAATTAGTATTGCAACATTATATTCCTGAAAGAACTCACttataaacaactttgcaaatcatggtgtttaataaacataaaactaaaaacataTCCATGGGCCATAAAATAGTTGAtaactatgtatatatatctgtaattttaagagaaaaaataaacaaaataacatattTCTAGTTAATTTTTGCTGGTGCTGAGGAAAAAATggttttgtttaatatttatgttttttttatttttttattttttttaatatttatgtttttaacaaGTAATTCTACATTCAAATGATATCTACACCCCAGTTGTCAAAAACAATACATTCTGAAGGATGATAGAATTCTATCGTACAGTGTTTTTTGCATTATgaaaaatgagttaaaataaactatttttcatcttttcagaGTTAGAGAAAGAGATATTAAAGAGAGAGTTATAAAAATGTTGACAAGGAGACAGGATTGCTGATTTTGGATGACAAGTTTTCCAATAAGTGTTATTATgagctaaaaaaagaaatacaaacactAATATTAGAGTCTTctattgagaagcttctgaaaaGCCATCTTGATATCTTTGTTTCTCAGACTGTAGATGAAAGGGTTCAGCATAGGGACAACCATTGTATACAGCACTGAGATTAGTGCTCCCTTTTTGGGTGAATAAGAGACAGCTGAGCTGAGGTACACCCCAAGACCTGTTccataaaataagcaaacaacagATAAGTGAGAGCCACAGGTGGAGAAGGCTTTGTACCTCCCACCTGTGTTTGAGATTTTCAAAACAGAGGACACGATTCTGGAGTAAGAGTACAGGATTCCTGAGATTGGCACAGCACCAAAGACGACAGCAATAAGATACAGGAGTAAGTTATCAGTGGAGGTATCTTCACAGGCAAGCCTGAGGAGTTGAGGAATGTCAcagaagaaatgagaaatttcCACATGGGTGCAGAAGGTAAGCAGGGATATCATCAAGAAATGCAGCTGGGACTCCATCAGGCTGACACAGACAGACAGCAGAAGTAACAGGCTACAGAGCTGGGGGTTCATTATGACTGTGTAGTGTAGGGGATGACAGATGGCCACAAAGCGGTCATATGCCATTATAGCTAGAAGTACATTGTCTaaacaaccaaaaacataaaaaaatgacaATTGTACTAGGCATCCTACATGAGAGATGCTTTTAGTCTGAGTTTGAATGTTCCAGATCACctttgggacagtggtggagaTAAAACCAATGTCAGTAGTGGACAGGATggagaggaagaagtacatgggggtgtgCAGGTGGGGGTCAGAGGTGACAGTCAGGATGATGAGCAGGTTCCCTGTGATGCTGACCAGGTACATGAATAGAAAGAGGCAGAAGAGAAGAGGCTGAACTTGTGGATCATCTGAGAGTCCCAGGAGGAGGAATTCTATGGTCCTTGTTTCATTGTGTGGATCCACAGGGCAGAGACACCTTTTGGGAAAAACATGAGAGTGGACACAGGTATATAATTCTTTATCACTGTGTCTATATTTTGTTTGAAAGCAATATACAAATAAAGTAACTAAACTTAATTCCTAGCCATTTTATCCATATTTACTGGTTGTGCAAGCATTCTTCTTTGTCATTGGCCAcaactttctattattttaattttggaaagaCTGAGCTAAATTATGTGAAGaaaggagtatttttttttgttttgttttgtttttgggccacaccggtgacgttcagaaattgctcctggcttgggagaccatatgggatgtcgggggatcaaactgcagtccgtcctagactagcgcacgcaaggcagacgctttactgctgtgccaccactctggccccaagaaaggagtattttatagattttaaaaatccaaaGTTGCACTCAGCAGCTGAGTGCAAGTAAGTAGTACTGGGTGCAGGATATAGCtcaaaggaaaattttataattttcatgttaGAAATTAGGAacactgtcctaataatgagaatgtatgagggaaatggaaagcctgtctagagtacaggcgggggtcgggtggggaggagggagatttgggacattggtgatgggaatgttgcactggtgatgggtgatgttctttacatgactgaaactcaaacacaatcatgtatgtaatcaaggtgtttaaataaaatataaaaaatgtataagaaagcataaaaaaaagaaattaggaacaTCATCTGATATATACTTCTCTGCAACTGTTGAGCACTGGGGTAGCCCCAatgcaatataaataaaagaaagaggaattaAACAAATTCTCAGTATTCTTAATACAAAATCTTTATTCTAACCAATGATCATGAGCAATCAGTAGTTTACTCAACTGCAGGACAATTAATTGCTTGGATATGGTCTAAAAGTGGTAGATAGTAAAGTGACTCCTAGTTTTCAATCACCAGCTTTTGATACTATTTCTTGTTAacagtattggggatcaaactgagggccTCACACATGGTCAGGAAATCGACCTACTAGCTAGTTACAATACCTATCTTTATTCTGTAATATTCTTCATCTACATTACATATGTACTCAGCACCTGGCTAGATTTAAAGAATGCTCAATTAACTTGCTGAAAGGAAAATGCATTTGACTGCATATCATGTGACTTGAATTAATTATGTATCCtgctaaaattttttgtttcaaatttcTATAATGGGGTCAGAGTGAGAGTATACTGGGTAAGACACTTGGCTTTCACATTGTTCAATCCATGGCACAGAtaatatcaccaggaatgatcccagagccatgagtaaaccctgggcaacacttgtgtctcaaaaacaaaaataaatttataaagatattatttattttgttttttgggccacacccagtgacgctcagggtttactcctggctatgtgctcagaaatcatccctggcttgggggaccatatgggacaccaggacgaaccgtgttcatcctaggctagcgcgggcgaGGCAGACgacttaccgcttgtgccactgctctggctcccgagatttatttttgatattcacAATTATTTCTAGTGCTACAAGTTAACTGGAATTTCTGTTGTAATTATTTTTGCAATATACTGAAATAGTAAGTCTTTGTTATTACCTGAATATATGTTgtcttaaaatattcttaaattatttattaggtCACTGTGATTTACATATTTATCCATAATAGCTTTTCAAACAtagtgttctaacaccaatcccaccaccgatATCATTTTCctcccaccaatgcccccagtatCCCTCACATCATCCAGCCTGCATTCTTAACAAAAAAGGGtcaaagtattttaatttaaagaagtgattttctttcatcttgagtacacatttttaaagttaatattatttta
Protein-coding sequences here:
- the LOC126029994 gene encoding olfactory receptor 18-like — its product is MPHNASQRCLCPVDPHNETRTIEFLLLGLSDDPQVQPLLFCLFLFMYLVSITGNLLIILTVTSDPHLHTPMYFFLSILSTTDIGFISTTVPKVIWNIQTQTKSISHVGCLVQLSFFYVFGCLDNVLLAIMAYDRFVAICHPLHYTVIMNPQLCSLLLLLSVCVSLMESQLHFLMISLLTFCTHVEISHFFCDIPQLLRLACEDTSTDNLLLYLIAVVFGAVPISGILYSYSRIVSSVLKISNTGGRYKAFSTCGSHLSVVCLFYGTGLGVYLSSAVSYSPKKGALISVLYTMVVPMLNPFIYSLRNKDIKMAFQKLLNRRL